CAAAACTGAAGATGGCCTGATGCAGATCAGTCCTAGATACAGGCACAGCGAAAAAAGCTCGCATGCGTCATCGTTTGCAGGCGATTTTCCCCATCTGGTATCATTAGTATTATGTGTTGGGTGTTCGCAAGCGTCGGCCAATCGCGGGAACCTGACGGCGTAACCGGGCCGGAGGAGACGGCTGATCCGACAAGACGATCGAGGAGGTGCCACCGATGAGCGCAATTTCCCGCCAGCAGGTGGAGCACGTCGCCAACCTGGCGCGGCTGGCGCTGACGCCGGAGGAGGCGGAGCGGTTTACACAGCAGCTCAACAAGATCCTCGAATTTGCCCACAAGCTGAACGAGCTCAACACCGACGGTGTGGAACCGACGAGCCACGTGTTGCCGCTGGCCAACGTGATGCGCGACGACGAGGTGCGACCGTCGATTCCGCGCGAGGAAGCGCTGAAAAACGCGCCCGATCAGGCGAACGGCCTGTTCCGCGTCCCGAAAGTGATCGAGGGCTAGCCAACCGAACCGAAGCGGTTGCGGGGAAACCCGGCAAAGGCAATGGTGGCGAAAGGGGGATTTGGCGTGTCGCTGTTGGAAAAGCCGATTCAGGAGATCCACAACGGCCTGCGCAAAAAGGAATTTTCCGTTCGCGAACTGGTGGAAGCATCGCTCCAGC
This Calditerricola satsumensis DNA region includes the following protein-coding sequences:
- the gatC gene encoding Asp-tRNA(Asn)/Glu-tRNA(Gln) amidotransferase subunit GatC, whose product is MSAISRQQVEHVANLARLALTPEEAERFTQQLNKILEFAHKLNELNTDGVEPTSHVLPLANVMRDDEVRPSIPREEALKNAPDQANGLFRVPKVIEG